Proteins encoded in a region of the Fusobacterium simiae genome:
- the nikC gene encoding nickel transporter permease, whose translation MERVKNKKQSQWGEVFRMLKKNRMAMLGLVILIILVLLALFADVIANYDTVVIKQNLAERLMPPNGKHWLGTDEFGRDIFARLIHGARVSLKVGILAISISVIVGGILGAISGYFGGLIDNVIMRVVDIFLAVPSILLAIAIVSALGPSMLNLMISISVSYVPNFARIVRASVLSIRDQEFIEAAKAIGASNTRIIMKHIIPNSLAPVIVQGTLGVAGAILSTAGLSFIGLGIQPPAPEWGSMLSGGRQYLRYAWWVTTFPGVAIMITILSLNLLGDGLRDALDPRLKQ comes from the coding sequence ATGGAAAGGGTAAAGAATAAAAAACAAAGTCAGTGGGGAGAAGTCTTTAGAATGTTGAAAAAGAATAGAATGGCTATGTTAGGTTTAGTTATTCTTATAATTTTAGTTCTATTGGCTTTGTTTGCTGATGTAATTGCAAATTATGACACTGTTGTTATAAAACAAAATTTGGCTGAAAGACTTATGCCTCCTAATGGAAAACATTGGTTAGGTACTGATGAATTTGGAAGAGATATATTTGCAAGACTTATTCATGGAGCAAGAGTTTCATTAAAAGTTGGAATTTTAGCTATATCTATTTCAGTTATAGTGGGAGGAATTTTAGGAGCAATATCAGGTTACTTTGGTGGATTAATAGATAATGTTATAATGAGAGTTGTAGATATTTTCTTAGCTGTTCCAAGCATATTACTTGCAATAGCAATAGTATCTGCATTAGGACCTAGTATGCTAAATTTAATGATTTCTATAAGTGTTTCGTATGTTCCAAATTTTGCTCGTATAGTTAGGGCTTCTGTGTTGTCAATAAGAGATCAAGAATTTATTGAGGCAGCAAAAGCAATAGGTGCAAGTAATACAAGAATAATAATGAAACATATAATTCCAAATTCTTTGGCTCCAGTTATTGTTCAAGGAACTTTGGGAGTTGCAGGAGCAATCTTATCAACAGCAGGATTAAGTTTCATCGGATTAGGTATCCAACCTCCAGCACCAGAATGGGGTTCAATGTTATCAGGAGGAAGACAATATTTAAGATATGCTTGGTGGGTAACTACTTTCCCAGGTGTAGCAATAATGATAACAATTTTATCACTTAATCTATTAGGAGATGGATTAAGAGATGCACTTGACCCTAGATTGAAACAATAA
- a CDS encoding ABC transporter ATP-binding protein gives MENKNLLEIRDLEIQYVKNDETVHAVNGINVDIAEGETLGLVGETGAGKTTTALGIMRLISGPTGKIKNGVIKFNNKSILEIPEEEIRKIRGNDISMIFQDPMTSLNPVMTVGEQIAEVIEIHEQVTKEQAMEKAAEMLELVGIPGTRKNDFPHQFSGGMKQRVVIAIALACNPKLLIADEPTTALDVTIQAQVLDLMTDLKNKFKTSMLLITHDLGVVAQVCDKVAIMYAGEIVEYGTLEDVFESPKHPYTLGLFGSIPSLDEEKTRLVPIKGLMPDPTNLPSGCKFNPRCPHAVELCSQRTPVVTEVTKGHKVQCLIAEGLVKFRENWEEENE, from the coding sequence ATGGAAAATAAAAATCTTTTAGAAATTAGAGATTTAGAGATACAGTATGTAAAAAATGATGAAACTGTACATGCAGTTAATGGAATAAATGTAGATATAGCAGAAGGAGAAACATTAGGACTTGTTGGGGAAACAGGTGCTGGAAAAACTACAACAGCTCTTGGAATAATGAGATTAATTTCAGGTCCAACAGGTAAAATAAAAAATGGAGTTATAAAATTTAATAATAAAAGTATATTAGAAATACCTGAAGAAGAAATAAGAAAAATTAGAGGAAATGATATTTCAATGATATTTCAAGATCCAATGACATCATTAAATCCAGTTATGACAGTTGGAGAACAAATAGCAGAAGTTATTGAAATACATGAACAAGTAACAAAAGAACAAGCTATGGAAAAAGCTGCTGAAATGCTAGAATTAGTTGGAATCCCAGGAACAAGAAAAAATGATTTTCCTCACCAATTCTCTGGTGGAATGAAACAAAGAGTTGTTATAGCAATAGCCCTTGCTTGTAACCCAAAACTTTTAATAGCTGATGAACCAACAACAGCTCTTGATGTTACTATCCAAGCACAAGTTTTGGATTTGATGACAGATTTAAAAAATAAATTTAAAACATCAATGTTACTTATTACACATGATTTAGGTGTTGTTGCACAAGTTTGTGATAAAGTAGCGATTATGTATGCAGGAGAAATAGTTGAGTATGGAACACTGGAAGATGTTTTTGAAAGTCCAAAACATCCATATACTTTAGGATTATTTGGCTCTATTCCAAGTTTAGATGAAGAAAAAACTAGACTAGTTCCAATAAAAGGACTTATGCCAGATCCAACAAATTTACCTTCCGGATGTAAATTTAATCCTAGATGTCCTCATGCAGTGGAATTATGTTCACAAAGAACACCTGTTGTTACAGAAGTTACAAAAGGACACAAGGTACAATGTCTTATAGCAGAAGGATTAGTAAAATTCAGAGAAAATTGGGAGGAAGAAAATGAGTAA
- a CDS encoding ABC transporter ATP-binding protein has translation MSKILLEVKNLKKYFQTPKGQLHAVDNVNFAIEEGKTLGVVGESGCGKSTTGRTILRLLEATDGEILFEGKNIRKYSKAEMKKLREEMQIIFQDPFASLNPRMTVSEIIAEPLKIHKKCKNKQELNDRVKELMDTVGLSQRLVNTYPHELDGGRRQRIGIARALALNPKFIVCDEPVSALDVSIQAQVLNLMKDLQEKLGLTYMFITHDLSVVKYFSNDIAVMYLGELVEKAPSKDLFKNPIHPYTKALLSAIPTINIRKKMERIKLEGEITSPINPGVGCRFAKRCVYAEEICFKESPKLEKVGEAHFFACHRAKELGFVDEK, from the coding sequence ATGAGTAAAATATTATTAGAAGTTAAAAATTTAAAAAAATATTTTCAGACTCCAAAAGGACAATTACATGCAGTAGATAATGTTAATTTTGCTATTGAAGAAGGTAAAACTTTAGGAGTTGTTGGAGAATCTGGTTGTGGAAAATCTACAACAGGAAGAACAATTCTAAGACTTTTAGAAGCTACTGATGGAGAAATACTATTTGAAGGAAAAAATATAAGAAAATATTCAAAAGCTGAAATGAAAAAGTTAAGAGAAGAAATGCAAATAATATTCCAAGATCCATTTGCTTCTTTAAATCCAAGAATGACAGTAAGTGAAATAATTGCAGAACCACTTAAAATACATAAAAAGTGTAAAAATAAGCAAGAGCTTAATGATAGAGTAAAAGAACTTATGGATACAGTCGGTTTGAGTCAAAGACTTGTAAATACTTATCCTCACGAACTTGATGGTGGAAGAAGACAAAGAATAGGTATAGCCAGAGCATTGGCTTTAAATCCTAAATTTATAGTTTGTGATGAACCTGTATCAGCTCTTGATGTGTCTATACAAGCACAAGTTTTAAATTTAATGAAAGATTTACAAGAAAAATTAGGTTTGACATATATGTTTATAACGCATGATTTATCAGTTGTAAAATATTTTTCAAATGATATTGCAGTTATGTATTTGGGAGAACTTGTAGAAAAAGCACCTTCAAAGGATTTATTTAAAAATCCAATTCACCCATATACAAAGGCATTATTATCAGCAATACCTACAATTAATATTAGAAAAAAAATGGAAAGAATAAAACTTGAAGGAGAAATTACTTCTCCTATCAATCCAGGTGTTGGTTGTAGATTTGCAAAAAGATGTGTTTATGCTGAAGAAATTTGTTTTAAAGAATCTCCAAAATTAGAAAAAGTTGGAGAAGCACATTTCTTTGCTTGTCATAGAGCAAAAGAATTAGGTTTTGTTGATGAAAAATAA
- a CDS encoding autotransporter-associated N-terminal domain-containing protein, whose product MKNNLKQIERCLRSMAKRYKGVKYSLSLAILFLMMGINIFSEEVMAQGTLSRENVQNSVKNAETKINTLKGQNDKQLKGLRLELIQLMKQGNQVVKSPWSSWQFGASYIHSKWNSTYKGRGDKKTWSKDLRGNYSDPLHRFVKNDSVMSSAYGLTSSKILYEPPVEITVSAGIRPKNINKPKSGITLKEPVGALPKFEPRLIGTPEKPITPKVPSVSVFDTPEIPANGQSFAQRPIIGKRDKDEYDNQISPRFNNAVVAQNYDEYTPEPNTPNGDINVNMGETTTWNGGRIKLKSTVPEGRPFENGATENKTINGVVKTMPKDPFISKPSGNYYLNPGKVETKDVWDTEGKKKDTVNAFISDSRDHDTKINGNYTVKNLGNGPTTKLFFSYNPSGVGGKKYDNKNNYGWSDGTEQAVKRTAKFTGKLTLKGVEDESKKTALVGLEHQLWAKSPTSTNPVDKSEWNNSNSNSTLLNEGEINLASGNYLVGMMIDVEYSNDKNHIQHKTINKGTININSKNSVGIDFAKYELGLLQTDVTLGNINVNGSNNYGFRMANLFDGKNKKYEKADNGKDLTVDGNKYYDNTTITGEGGKIVVGGKKNVGVSISKGVSASKNRNPISNIKKLNIEVTGENVVGFLRNKNFSTNNTGNIILNDTTVQSLTFGNGAKNSTLVRSDNGGIEIRKNLNATSGGEGNSFSQSTNGAKIYNYATLKSTLSHFTGMIAHGKSNTNDSIASNYGTIELTGDSDNNIGMAALNGGDLENKGTIKVLGKGKNKAAIYTDKTSFATLNGGNYYISGESSSGIYNKGTVLFGRTNNIYASNGATGIYSSGGTVDSQYGNTNIEVDDTNSAKKGLAVYGENGANIKLQNSKINVKEGSAGVAASGANTKIDLTGSTLKYSGSGYAAYTTGGGKIDLKNSRIELRGKATGFEMAGNGASPITLNNSTKIHVYSNDVTVMNIKDMTSLNYSNLNTTGFSQYLQGAKVQAENGATDYKLAAIDGIGTYNINSSLDKKLAVNSANKNTNDYIFTRLLSVQRAKMYLKSGNTVKAILSGNDLAAMKEKAVVGLAMNSSKNATSNTEAAINLENNTTVTADRADATGNGAIGLFVNYGTVDVANGSTINVEKENNIVNEKAVGIYAVNGTKVDNKGTINVGGKNSIGILGIAYRTDEAGNKKIDEFGPKAVGQGKIDIKNQGTLSLDGEGASGIFVRNNKGTAASSGDHKAINNGTINMSGNGATGMYAEKGQLKNEGTINITGTQQGVGMYGYLDSELENTSNGKINVADSNDENKLNIGMFTDDKNTKITNAGEIISGKNSYGIYGKNITTTGTSKIKVGDNGVGIFTNTKDSNTILNLTSGSEITVGNNNAVGVLSSGNKATNITSFTKMNIGNGSFGYVIKSKGSTLNSNYTGETELKQDGTYIYSTDENGTITNKTKLKSSGNKNYGIYASGNVKNLADINFGTGIGNVGLYSISNDPNKGITNGEAGPSGIKPKITVGASKIRDTNGKLLAEKDRLYSIGMAAGYNWTGEDLKKPLAERSKQFTGRIENYGTISVTGDDGIGMYAVGKGSRAINRGLIDLSGKNSIGMYLDQGAIGENYGTIRTAPNNTKDGIIGVVALNGAVIKNYGNISISGNGNTGIYKAQGGKSEGNEAEASNGAKKITNNATADTSKKLGSTQILSPAGATKAIVKEKGKILTPDYVDRLTPNAPQVKAGSTILNLKELQKFNGNSRAKASALGMYVDTSGIKLTKPIQGLEKLTNLKKINLIFGVEATKYSNNTAIQIGDNILEPYNKVIEELSRLGSGKKWVLNSSSLTWMATATQNPNNGTLGNVYMKKIPYTIFANKGDKNTYNFLDGLEQRYGVEGLNSREKALFNKLNDIGKGEPQLFVQAVDEMKGNQYANTQQRVYTTSQILNTEFDYLRKNWTATSKDSNKIKVFGTRGEYKTNTAGIIDYKYNAYGVAYVHENKDTKLGKDIGWYTGFVHNTFKFKDIGNSKEKVLQAKVGLFKSVPFDDINSLNWTISSDVFVGYNKMHRKYLVVNDIFNAKSKYYTYGIGVKNEIGKEFRLSEDFSLRPYGALKFEYGRLSKIKEKTGEIRLEVKSDDYVSIKPEIGTELKYKHLLTDRKTLTVGLGIAYENEIGKIVNSKNKARVAYTTADWYNLRDEKENRKSNIKTDLTIGLENTKFGVTANVGYDTKGHNVRGGLGFRVIF is encoded by the coding sequence ATGAAAAACAATTTAAAACAAATTGAAAGGTGTTTACGTTCAATGGCAAAAAGGTATAAGGGCGTAAAATATTCATTGAGTTTAGCAATACTTTTCTTAATGATGGGAATAAATATATTTTCAGAAGAAGTAATGGCACAAGGAACATTATCAAGAGAGAATGTTCAGAACTCTGTTAAAAATGCAGAAACAAAAATAAATACATTAAAAGGCCAGAATGATAAACAATTAAAAGGATTAAGATTAGAATTAATTCAATTAATGAAGCAAGGAAATCAAGTAGTAAAATCACCATGGAGTTCATGGCAATTTGGAGCAAGCTATATACACAGTAAATGGAATAGCACATATAAAGGAAGAGGAGATAAAAAAACTTGGTCAAAAGATTTAAGAGGAAACTACTCTGATCCTTTACATAGATTTGTAAAAAATGATTCTGTTATGTCATCTGCTTATGGTTTAACTTCATCAAAGATTTTATATGAACCACCAGTAGAAATTACAGTAAGTGCTGGGATAAGACCTAAAAATATTAATAAGCCTAAAAGTGGAATCACTTTAAAAGAACCAGTTGGAGCTCTTCCAAAATTTGAACCAAGATTAATAGGTACTCCTGAAAAACCGATAACACCAAAAGTTCCATCAGTAAGTGTATTTGATACACCAGAGATTCCAGCAAATGGGCAATCTTTCGCTCAAAGACCAATAATTGGAAAAAGGGATAAAGATGAATATGATAATCAGATAAGCCCTAGATTCAATAATGCTGTTGTAGCTCAAAACTATGATGAATATACTCCTGAACCTAATACTCCTAATGGTGATATAAATGTTAATATGGGAGAAACTACTACTTGGAATGGTGGAAGAATAAAATTAAAAAGTACAGTTCCAGAAGGGAGACCATTTGAAAATGGAGCTACAGAAAATAAAACTATAAATGGTGTAGTTAAAACAATGCCAAAAGACCCTTTTATATCAAAACCAAGTGGAAATTATTACTTAAATCCTGGAAAAGTTGAAACAAAAGATGTATGGGATACAGAGGGTAAGAAAAAAGATACTGTAAATGCCTTTATAAGCGATTCAAGAGATCATGATACAAAAATTAATGGAAATTATACAGTTAAAAACTTAGGAAATGGTCCTACTACAAAGTTATTTTTTAGTTATAATCCTTCTGGTGTTGGTGGAAAAAAATATGATAATAAAAACAATTATGGTTGGAGTGATGGTACCGAACAAGCAGTAAAAAGAACAGCAAAATTTACTGGTAAACTAACTTTAAAAGGAGTTGAAGATGAAAGCAAAAAAACTGCTCTTGTTGGTTTGGAACATCAACTATGGGCAAAAAGCCCAACCTCAACAAACCCAGTAGATAAATCTGAATGGAATAATTCTAATTCTAATTCAACTTTATTAAATGAAGGAGAAATTAATTTAGCAAGTGGAAATTATTTAGTTGGTATGATGATAGATGTGGAATATTCAAATGATAAAAATCATATACAGCATAAAACAATAAATAAAGGAACTATAAATATAAATAGCAAAAATAGTGTTGGAATAGATTTTGCTAAATATGAGTTAGGTTTATTACAAACTGATGTTACTTTAGGAAATATTAATGTAAATGGAAGTAATAACTATGGTTTTAGAATGGCTAATCTTTTTGATGGAAAAAATAAGAAATATGAAAAAGCTGATAATGGAAAAGATTTAACAGTTGATGGAAATAAGTACTATGATAATACAACCATAACTGGAGAAGGTGGAAAAATTGTTGTAGGTGGGAAAAAAAATGTTGGAGTTTCAATTTCAAAAGGTGTATCTGCTAGTAAAAACAGAAATCCAATCAGTAATATAAAAAAATTAAATATAGAAGTAACTGGTGAAAATGTTGTAGGTTTCTTAAGAAATAAAAATTTCTCAACAAACAATACAGGAAATATAATTTTAAATGATACAACAGTACAAAGTTTAACTTTTGGAAATGGTGCAAAAAATAGTACATTAGTCCGTAGTGACAATGGCGGCATTGAAATAAGAAAAAATCTCAATGCAACAAGTGGTGGAGAAGGAAATAGTTTTTCTCAATCAACTAATGGTGCTAAAATATATAACTATGCGACTTTAAAAAGTACATTATCACATTTTACTGGAATGATTGCTCATGGTAAAAGTAATACAAATGATTCTATTGCTTCAAATTATGGAACAATAGAATTGACAGGAGATTCTGATAATAATATTGGAATGGCTGCATTAAATGGTGGAGATTTAGAAAACAAAGGAACTATAAAAGTTTTAGGAAAAGGTAAAAATAAAGCAGCTATTTATACAGATAAAACCTCTTTTGCTACTTTAAATGGTGGTAATTATTATATTTCAGGTGAATCTTCTTCAGGAATATATAATAAAGGAACAGTGTTATTTGGAAGAACAAATAATATCTATGCTAGTAATGGAGCAACAGGAATTTATAGTTCAGGTGGAACTGTTGATTCTCAATATGGAAATACAAATATAGAAGTAGATGATACTAATTCAGCTAAAAAAGGATTAGCTGTATATGGAGAAAATGGAGCAAATATTAAATTACAAAATTCAAAAATAAATGTTAAAGAGGGTTCAGCTGGAGTTGCTGCATCTGGAGCAAATACAAAAATTGATTTAACCGGTTCTACTTTAAAATATTCTGGTTCTGGCTATGCAGCTTATACAACAGGTGGAGGAAAAATTGATTTAAAAAATAGTAGAATTGAATTGAGGGGAAAAGCTACCGGATTTGAAATGGCTGGAAATGGAGCTTCACCAATAACATTAAATAACTCTACTAAAATTCATGTTTACTCTAATGATGTAACTGTAATGAATATAAAAGATATGACTTCATTGAATTATTCAAATTTAAATACAACAGGATTTAGTCAATATCTTCAAGGAGCAAAAGTACAAGCTGAAAATGGAGCAACAGATTATAAATTAGCTGCTATTGATGGAATAGGAACTTACAATATCAATTCTAGTTTGGATAAAAAATTAGCAGTAAATTCTGCAAATAAAAATACAAATGATTATATTTTTACAAGATTATTATCTGTTCAAAGAGCAAAAATGTATTTGAAGTCAGGTAATACTGTTAAAGCTATTCTTAGTGGAAATGATTTAGCAGCTATGAAAGAAAAGGCAGTTGTTGGATTAGCTATGAATTCAAGCAAAAATGCTACTAGCAATACAGAAGCAGCAATCAATTTAGAAAATAATACAACTGTTACAGCAGACAGAGCAGACGCTACTGGTAATGGTGCAATAGGATTATTTGTAAATTATGGAACTGTTGATGTAGCTAATGGTTCTACTATAAATGTAGAAAAAGAAAATAATATTGTTAATGAAAAAGCTGTTGGTATTTATGCTGTAAATGGAACTAAAGTTGATAATAAAGGGACTATAAATGTTGGTGGAAAAAATTCAATAGGAATTTTAGGGATAGCATATCGTACAGATGAAGCTGGAAATAAAAAAATAGATGAATTTGGACCTAAAGCAGTTGGACAAGGAAAAATAGATATTAAAAACCAAGGTACATTATCTTTAGATGGAGAAGGTGCAAGTGGTATTTTTGTAAGAAACAATAAAGGAACTGCTGCTTCATCAGGAGATCATAAAGCTATAAATAATGGAACTATTAATATGTCTGGTAATGGAGCTACTGGAATGTATGCTGAAAAAGGACAATTAAAAAATGAAGGAACTATAAATATTACAGGTACTCAACAAGGTGTTGGAATGTATGGATATTTAGATTCTGAGTTAGAAAATACTTCAAATGGAAAAATAAATGTTGCAGATTCTAATGATGAAAATAAACTTAATATAGGAATGTTTACAGATGATAAAAATACAAAAATTACTAATGCCGGAGAAATTATAAGTGGAAAAAATTCTTATGGAATTTATGGTAAAAATATAACAACAACTGGAACTTCAAAAATAAAAGTAGGAGATAATGGTGTTGGGATTTTTACAAATACAAAAGATAGTAATACCATATTAAATTTAACTTCAGGTTCTGAAATTACAGTTGGAAATAATAATGCTGTTGGAGTTCTTTCATCAGGAAATAAGGCAACTAATATTACAAGTTTTACTAAAATGAATATTGGAAATGGTTCTTTTGGTTATGTAATAAAAAGTAAAGGAAGTACTTTGAATAGTAACTATACAGGAGAAACTGAGTTAAAACAAGATGGAACATATATCTATTCTACTGATGAAAATGGAACTATCACAAATAAAACAAAATTAAAATCATCAGGAAATAAAAACTATGGAATATATGCTTCTGGAAATGTAAAAAATCTAGCTGATATTAATTTTGGAACTGGAATTGGAAATGTAGGGTTATATAGTATAAGTAATGACCCAAATAAAGGCATAACTAATGGAGAAGCTGGTCCATCAGGAATTAAACCTAAAATAACAGTAGGTGCTTCAAAAATTAGAGATACCAATGGAAAACTTTTAGCAGAAAAAGATAGATTATATTCAATAGGAATGGCAGCAGGTTATAACTGGACAGGAGAAGATTTAAAAAAACCACTTGCAGAAAGATCAAAGCAATTCACTGGAAGAATAGAAAACTATGGAACTATTTCTGTCACTGGCGATGATGGTATAGGAATGTATGCGGTAGGAAAAGGTTCTAGAGCAATTAATAGAGGACTTATTGATTTAAGTGGAAAAAATTCAATAGGGATGTACTTAGATCAAGGAGCAATAGGAGAAAACTATGGAACTATAAGAACTGCACCTAATAATACAAAAGATGGAATTATCGGAGTTGTTGCTTTAAATGGAGCTGTTATTAAAAATTATGGAAACATTTCAATCAGTGGCAATGGAAATACTGGTATTTATAAAGCACAAGGTGGAAAGAGTGAAGGAAATGAAGCAGAGGCAAGTAATGGAGCAAAAAAAATTACAAATAATGCCACAGCAGATACAAGTAAAAAGTTAGGAAGTACTCAAATATTATCACCAGCAGGAGCAACAAAAGCAATTGTCAAAGAAAAAGGGAAAATTTTAACTCCTGATTATGTTGACAGATTAACACCTAATGCTCCACAGGTTAAAGCTGGAAGTACAATATTAAATTTAAAAGAACTTCAAAAATTTAATGGAAATTCTAGAGCTAAAGCTTCTGCATTAGGTATGTACGTTGATACATCTGGAATAAAACTTACTAAGCCTATTCAAGGTTTAGAAAAATTAACTAATCTGAAAAAAATTAATCTAATATTTGGAGTAGAAGCTACTAAGTATTCTAATAATACTGCTATTCAAATTGGAGATAATATTTTAGAACCTTATAATAAAGTGATTGAAGAATTAAGTCGTTTAGGTTCTGGGAAAAAATGGGTTTTAAATTCAAGTAGTCTAACTTGGATGGCAACAGCAACTCAAAATCCAAATAATGGGACTCTTGGAAATGTTTATATGAAAAAAATTCCTTATACTATTTTTGCAAATAAAGGAGATAAAAATACATATAATTTCTTAGATGGTTTAGAACAAAGATATGGTGTTGAAGGATTAAATTCCAGAGAAAAAGCCTTATTTAACAAACTAAATGATATAGGAAAGGGAGAACCTCAACTATTTGTACAAGCTGTTGATGAAATGAAAGGAAATCAATATGCAAATACTCAACAAAGAGTATACACAACTAGTCAAATTTTAAATACTGAATTTGATTATCTAAGAAAAAATTGGACAGCAACTTCTAAGGATTCAAATAAAATTAAAGTATTTGGAACTAGAGGCGAATATAAGACAAATACAGCAGGTATAATAGATTATAAATATAATGCTTATGGTGTAGCTTATGTTCATGAAAATAAAGATACTAAACTAGGAAAAGATATTGGTTGGTATACAGGTTTTGTTCATAATACATTTAAGTTCAAAGATATTGGAAATTCAAAAGAGAAAGTACTACAAGCTAAAGTTGGATTATTTAAATCAGTGCCATTTGATGATATCAACAGCTTGAATTGGACAATATCAAGTGATGTTTTTGTTGGATATAATAAAATGCATAGAAAATACTTGGTAGTAAATGATATTTTTAATGCAAAATCTAAATATTATACTTATGGAATTGGAGTAAAAAATGAAATAGGAAAAGAATTTAGATTAAGTGAAGATTTTTCACTAAGACCATATGGAGCATTAAAATTTGAATATGGAAGATTAAGTAAAATAAAAGAAAAAACTGGTGAAATAAGATTGGAAGTAAAATCAGATGATTATGTATCAATCAAACCAGAAATAGGAACAGAATTAAAGTATAAACATCTATTAACAGATAGAAAAACATTAACTGTTGGATTAGGTATAGCTTATGAAAATGAAATAGGAAAAATAGTAAATTCCAAAAATAAAGCAAGAGTAGCATACACAACAGCAGATTGGTACAATCTTAGAGATGAAAAAGAAAATAGAAAAAGTAATATTAAAACAGATTTAACTATTGGATTAGAAAATACAAAATTTGGAGTAACTGCAAATGTGGGTTATGATACTAAAGGACACAATGTAAGAGGCGGATTAGGATTTAGAGTAATATTCTAA
- a CDS encoding endo alpha-1,4 polygalactosaminidase — protein MKKHLILCCYFILFNFIFSQEIYRDRMRDFIRELKENTSDDKIFITQNGNALYFRDGEIDEDFFSVTDGTTQESLFYGDELKFNKLTSLKLKKELLNMLVPIKESGKVVLAINYGKGEKTKKNLENENKKFDFIVELLPSFEAKEIYQPMEEFNQNDIYSLKDAKNFLCLLNPEKFETLEEYKNSLESTDFDILIIEPSINGEFFSAEQIEGLKQKSSGSKRLVIAYFSIGEAEDYRYYWEKSWNKKHPDWIAEENGDWNGNYRVKYWSPEWKKIVKDYQRKLDEIGVDGYLLDTVDTYYYFEDKDEAKQSKNKKIRKIKNNLRK, from the coding sequence ATGAAAAAACATCTTATATTATGTTGTTACTTTATTTTATTTAATTTTATTTTTTCTCAAGAAATTTATAGAGATAGAATGAGAGATTTTATACGAGAATTAAAAGAAAATACAAGTGATGATAAAATTTTTATAACACAAAATGGGAATGCTTTATACTTTCGTGATGGAGAAATTGATGAAGACTTTTTTTCAGTGACAGATGGAACTACACAGGAATCTCTTTTTTATGGAGATGAACTAAAATTTAATAAACTTACAAGTCTTAAATTAAAAAAAGAATTGTTGAATATGCTAGTTCCAATAAAAGAATCAGGAAAAGTTGTTTTAGCTATTAATTATGGAAAAGGTGAAAAAACAAAAAAAAATTTAGAAAATGAAAATAAAAAATTTGATTTTATTGTAGAATTACTTCCTTCATTTGAAGCAAAAGAAATTTATCAACCAATGGAGGAATTTAATCAAAATGATATTTATTCTTTAAAAGATGCTAAAAACTTTTTATGTTTATTGAATCCAGAAAAATTTGAAACTTTAGAAGAATATAAAAATTCTTTAGAAAGTACAGATTTTGATATTTTAATAATTGAACCTTCTATAAATGGTGAATTTTTTTCAGCAGAACAGATCGAAGGTTTAAAACAAAAGAGTTCAGGTTCAAAAAGATTGGTTATTGCATATTTTAGTATAGGAGAAGCTGAAGATTATCGTTATTATTGGGAAAAAAGTTGGAATAAAAAACATCCTGATTGGATTGCAGAAGAAAATGGAGATTGGAATGGAAATTATAGAGTTAAATACTGGTCTCCTGAATGGAAAAAAATTGTAAAAGATTATCAAAGGAAATTAGATGAGATTGGTGTAGATGGATATTTATTAGATACTGTTGACACTTATTACTATTTTGAGGATAAAGATGAAGCAAAACAAAGTAAAAATAAAAAGATAAGAAAAATTAAAAATAATTTAAGGAAATAG